A genomic region of Mesorhizobium sp. NZP2077 contains the following coding sequences:
- a CDS encoding peptidase C39 family protein, whose amino-acid sequence MAQYSDGGAEAIVIGQRRPAAAMMRIGLFWSAAGFISGPRLLEALEKEAHAQDVLCLRADDDTVLRIGGQWERRDGFLQRWIGIEPIRRQERLPPSLPQTAGFTCGPSALAMVMAGVDPALRPDRALEIELWREATTIIGPSGPGGCDPYGLALAAHRRGLRTKVFMSSTEPIFLDRAASEERRGLMRFVQAGFKRRIEAASLPIEPRAFAVEEIAQALDRGFSALVLIDQAPMMGYTCPHWVLVHGHGGGVYFLNDPWIEPDRLEQMMDVVDLPVMAAELDRMAWYGNPAYRAAVLVGPNPGI is encoded by the coding sequence GTGGCGCAATACAGCGACGGCGGCGCCGAGGCGATCGTGATCGGCCAGCGCCGGCCGGCGGCGGCGATGATGCGGATCGGCCTGTTCTGGTCCGCCGCCGGCTTCATCAGCGGCCCGCGCCTGCTGGAGGCGTTGGAGAAGGAGGCGCATGCGCAAGATGTGCTCTGCTTGCGCGCCGACGACGACACAGTGCTGCGCATCGGCGGCCAATGGGAGCGCCGCGACGGCTTTCTGCAGCGCTGGATCGGCATCGAGCCGATCCGCCGGCAGGAGCGCCTTCCGCCATCCTTGCCGCAGACCGCGGGCTTCACCTGCGGGCCATCGGCGCTGGCCATGGTGATGGCCGGCGTCGACCCGGCGTTGCGGCCGGACCGGGCGCTGGAGATCGAGCTCTGGCGTGAAGCCACCACCATCATCGGTCCGAGCGGGCCGGGCGGCTGCGATCCCTACGGCCTGGCGCTGGCGGCGCACCGGCGCGGGCTGCGGACCAAAGTGTTCATGAGTAGCACCGAGCCGATCTTCCTCGACCGCGCCGCCTCGGAGGAAAGGCGCGGGCTGATGCGCTTCGTGCAGGCCGGCTTCAAGCGCCGGATCGAAGCCGCATCATTGCCGATCGAGCCCCGCGCCTTTGCAGTCGAAGAAATCGCCCAGGCGCTCGATCGCGGCTTCTCGGCGCTGGTGCTGATCGATCAGGCACCGATGATGGGCTACACCTGCCCGCACTGGGTGCTCGTCCACGGCCATGGCGGCGGGGTCTATTTCCTCAACGACCCCTGGATCGAGCCGGACCGGCTCGAACAGATGATGGACGTTGTCGACCTGCCGGTGATGGCGGCAGAGCTCGACCGGATGGCCTGGTACGGCAATCCGGCCTACAGGGCGGCGGTGCTGGTTGGGCCGAACCCCGGGATCTAG
- a CDS encoding RidA family protein, translating into MPKQTFGTSHVPLSPAVRAGDFVFVSGQVPVGSDGIVVKGGITEQTEQVLANVKAALALAGCTLDDVVKTTVWLEEARDFGPFNAVYARHFPKNPPARTTVESRLMIDIKIEVEAVAYRPV; encoded by the coding sequence TTGCCCAAGCAGACTTTTGGAACGTCACATGTGCCGCTGTCGCCCGCCGTGCGGGCCGGCGACTTTGTCTTTGTCTCGGGCCAGGTTCCGGTCGGCAGCGACGGCATCGTGGTCAAGGGCGGCATTACGGAACAGACGGAACAGGTGCTTGCCAATGTGAAGGCGGCGCTGGCGCTCGCCGGCTGCACGCTGGACGATGTGGTGAAGACCACGGTGTGGCTAGAGGAAGCGCGCGACTTCGGCCCTTTCAATGCGGTTTATGCCAGGCATTTTCCGAAGAACCCGCCGGCCCGCACCACGGTCGAATCGCGGCTGATGATCGATATCAAGATCGAGGTCGAGGCCGTCGCCTACCGGCCCGTCTAA